Sequence from the Paenibacillus riograndensis SBR5 genome:
GGGGCTATCTGCAAGCACAGCATCACAATCGCCTGAAGCTATACCTGATAACGCATCCTGGGCGGAGCAGCCGATCCGGATCACATCATTTACTTCATAGACGGATTCTCCTGAAAATTCGATTACAGGTGCTGTTTTGTCAATCTTGAGTCCGATAGTAGAAGGCACCCCGGGCACGCCATAAACAGATTTTGCCCAATAAGTTACTTCCGTTACGCCTTCTGCGCCTACCGTAAACTCCGTGCTGCTGCCTGCAGCCTCACGTTGATCAATGCTCTCAGCCCCCTTAGTCTCGTAGAAAAGGGCGGCTGCCCCTTCCGAGTTCAACGTTATGGAAACATCTTTATTGTGCCAGCCCTGCTCATTGGGCTGTGGATTCATGGTAACCTCAGTCAAGGGAGCCGTATTATCCTTTTCAAATACCGAAAAGTCGTCATAATAAGCGGATGAGATATTATAGCGGCTTGTAACCGCGATAATTCTGGCGGAAGCTGCCCCTTCCGGTGCTTTACCGCGGAGGGTTACCTTTTGCCATTGGTGAAGCCGCGATTCATCCAAATGCGTTTCCAAAGTGGACAACGTCTGCCCTTCAGCATTATAGAATCTGAACATTAATCCGGGCTGGCCGGATTCGATGTAGATTTGCGCACTAGCGCTATACTCTTTCCCCGGAGACAAAGTGATTGGATCGCTTTGCACCGCCACAGAGGCGGTACGGATCAGATCCGTGGTGTGGAGGCTGTAATCACCCGCATAGCTCTTATCGCCGCTCCGCTCAAAATGCACATCCCCGCTGGTCGCAAACAAAGAAGTCCAGCCCGGCAGTTTGCCGCTCCCCTCCGGCGCTTGCTCCACTCCGGCATTGTTGACCGGCAAAGGCAGACCCGGCGGTTCAGGCACCATCTCTCCATCGATCTTGATTCTATAGAGAATAGTATTCGTTGCGAGATCGGTGAAATAAAGATTCCCGTCTCTTCCAAGATCAAATCTTGATGCATCTGTCAGTGTTCTGAATTCAAGGGTTTCGGGATCAATCACTGTCAGTTTGTTATTGAACAGCACATACAGAAGCCCGTCTTCCGACCAGCGCATCGGGTGATGATGCCACTGGGTGTAATAAAGCTTCGGATAGATTTTTTTATATTTCACAAGCTTGTACGTGTCCGGATCGATCGCAAAAATATATTCATAGGATGCCCCCCAGATCAGCCCGTCCGGTCCGAGAGACAGATCCCCTATGAAAATAGGATCGGTAAGTTCGGGAATATCAAGGGTAAACTCCGTGATTTTTTGCTCCTTCTGGACATCCCACACGAAGATCTTGGCCTCCTGCTCGCTTGGCGTGGAACCCAGTCCGCCCCTGATGGTCGTAGATCCGAAAATCTTTCCGTTTACATAAGCGGTACTGAGCACACTCTGATTCTGGACCACATTGCGGTGGACTTTGGTTTCCCCTGTCGCTGTATCATGGACCGTAAGCGATCCTCCCAGCGTACCGTAACCGGAGATAGTAGAAATAAACAGTTTGCCGTCCCCTTCAGACATATGGACAAGCCGTTCCTGATCATTTCCGAGTACCGCGAGCCGCTGCGGATTCGTGCTTCCCGGCTCTTGATTCAGATCATAAACGTATAAGCCGCCTTCCGGGTAGACACCCATATAGACTTTGTTTCCAATCGGGTACACACTATCCGCCTGACCTATGCTGAAGGGTTTTGCCGTCATGCTCTCTAAATCCACCAGCGAGGATCTGGCTTGAGAACCCGTTGTGATCAGCTGCGTATCCGATACGCTTTGAAGCCGGTTGACCACGCCCGGCAATCCCGGGATAATCGGCGGCTTTACAATTACTTTTTTTGTATCGATATTCAGCATAGCTACCCCGCCGTCATAACGGACGGTGACCAGCGTTTTTCCCGGAAGCTCGGGATTGTTGAACTCTACCCAATCCGCCCCTCTGAATCCGCTTTCATAGGTCATGCCGGTTTCTTCTACCTGATGCGTTGCCAGGTCAAAGGTTTTCAGTTTTTTCTCTGACATATAATACAGCTTTCCACCCACCGAGTCGGCTGCATGAAGGCCGGTTACCTGCTGAAGCTCTACATCAAGCCATGATCCTGTTGCCGTATCGTAGATGTAGCCTTCACCCGGTATGCCGCTTCCGTCTGTATAACGGGCGAACAAATAACGGTTATCAATCGTACTCAAATCGTATACCGTATCATTTTTAACGTTAAGTGAAGCTGCAATATCCGTTTTTTCTCCCGTGTTGAGGTCCACGCGCACGATCTGTTTATGTGCCGTTCCGGCATAAATATATCCTCCCTGATAAGCAATGGAGCGGACATATTCTTGATCAAGCGCGCCGATGACGCGGCCGTAATCCCTCACCTGCCTGGTGGCAGGGTCATACTGCCATACTTTTCCTCCCGGGTACGTTCCAACGTAGACTCTTCCTTGTTCATCCGTCGTAATGCTGTTGGAGACAGACTGCCCCGCAAATTCAGCCACTTGAACGGCCTCATGCGTGACTGGAGAGTACTCCCATAACCGCGCCCCCGCTCCTTCGGACGCCACATAGAGTGTACCGTTTGGAGCAACAGTATGAGCCCAGGAGCTTTCGGAAGGCGCAAGAGAAACGGTCCGGAGCAGTTTATACTCTTCGAGGTCTATCACATTCAGGTACCCCGGCTTTCCTTTGCTCGTCGCATACATTACAGGCTTGCCGTCCTCATAGCCGACGGCTCCATTAAACACAGCTACCGTGTAGTTATTGGGAATAAGCAATTCTTCGGGTTCGCTGAAGTTTTTCTGAGAAAGTCTGGAATCCTCCGCTGCGGCGGGAGCAGGCTGTACGGGATACATCACTAATACAAGTAAACAGCTCATGAACATGGTGATCAGGTTGGAAAAAGGCTTTTTCATCACTTATCTCCCCTTCTTCATGTCATTAAACATACTTGATCAACGTGGCCAGGGCTCCTTGAGCCGGGCCGGATTGATAAATTCCATAGGCTGCAGGCGCCTCTTCCAGCGCAAACCTGTGCGTGATCGCAGGACTTACCGTAATCCGCTTTTCAGCAAGCAGCCTTACATACTCGTCCATATTTCTTCCTTCCGTCCACCGCACGAAACCGATAGGATAATCCTGATTGTCTTCCTCATAACGCATATCGTATCTTCCCGGGCCGCCCGCTCTTGAGATAAGAATCTGCGCTTCCTTGCGGAACATCAGATCTCTTGAAAACTCCATGGACAAATCCCCGACGATCACGATTTTCCCCAGGTCCCGAAGCCACTCCAGCGACTTGTTAATCAGCACTTCGCCGGGGCCGCCAGCACATAAGAGGATGGAATCGAACCCGGCTCCACCCGTCTCGTTCATCACAAAATGTTCCACTTCCTCTTCACTTGAAAAGCCTGATGTAATGCCCATTTGTCCCTGAAGCAGCTGCACCCGGTCTTCGCTCAGATCATATGCAGCAGTATGGCACGCAGCGGCAGAAGCAATTTGGGCCACAAGATTACCGAGGATACCCAGTCCGACGACAAGCACCTTGTCACCGAACCTCACGTCAGCTGTACGCAACGCATGTATGGCAATGGCCCCGAGCCCTGTAAATGCCGCCTCCTCAGGGTTGACATGATGCGGCACTTTGGTCACCAGATTGGTCGGTACCGAAATCACCTCTGCGTGTCTGACGTAAGGCACACCGTAACAAGCCACCCGGTCTCCCGGATGAATATCCCTGACCTCACTCCCCGTCTGTTCCACAATTCCAACGGCACTATAGCCAAGTGATACGGGAGATAATCCGGATCTCTTGATCGAGCTCAGCTCCGTACCCGGACTAATCCCCGAATATTCGGTTCTCACTTGGACATGCCGTTTGTTCAGTTCGGGTATAGCCGCTTGAAGTATGGCAACTTTCCCTTCCTTCGCAGCAACGATTCTCATTAGATATGGCTCCTCCTTATGTCTATTCAGCCTTTTTCTGAACCGAGCATCACCCCTTTAGCGAAATACTTCTGGGCAAATGGATAGATAAGGAGAACAGGGATCATGGACAGCACAATGGTTGCGTTTTTGATCGATTGAGGGGCCAGAGCCGAACGATCCACGAGACCCGCGTCATTTTCTGCGCTGTAAATCAGCATATCCCGCAGCACGACCTGCAATGGATATTTATCCGCATCGTTCAAGTAAATCAGCGGCAGGAAAAAGCTGTTCCAGTGCCCCATGAAATAAAAAAGACCGATGGACGCAAGCGCAGGCTTGGATAAGGGAATGACAATATTGAACAGAATCCGGTATTCGGAGGCTCCGTCGATCAGGGCAGCTTCCCGTATTTGGGAGGACATGTTTTCATAAAAACTTTTCAGAATGATCAGTTCCATCGTCCAGATGGCGTTGGGAAGCACAAGGGCCCAGACCGAATCCGTCAACCCCAGCTGCTGTACGACCACATAAGTCGGAATAATGCCGGGATTCAGGAACATCGTCAGCACAATCGCCGTCATAAAAAACTTTCTTCCAAAAAAACCTTTTTGGGACAGGGGATAAGCTGCCACCGCAGTAAAGAGCAAATTCAAGAACGTGCCAAGCGCCGTATAGAAGACAGAATTCAGATAGGCTCTTGGAATCGTGTCATTTTTAAGCACCTCGCCGTAGGCCTCAAAGTTAAACCCTTTCGGAAATAGAAAAACCTTGCCTTGAACGACCGACACCGTATCGCTTAAAGAGATGGCCGTTATATACACGATGGGATAGAGTGTGGCTACAGCAACCAGAGTGAGTATCAGCGTATTGATGACACCAAACCAAGATATTTTGCGTTCTCCTACCATAATCCGTTCCCTCCCAGCCGTTTGCTGACCGCATTCGCGGACAGCAGCATCACCATTGCCACGAGTGCTTCAAACAGCCCTACCGCGGCTGCGTAACTGTAATTGGATTCTAGCAGTCCTTTACGGTATACATAAGTTGAAAATACGTCCGCTACGTCATATGTCATCGGGTTGTACAGCAGCAGGACTTTCTCATAGCCGACACGAATCATGGAGCCGGTTTTGAGGATGAACATGATGAGCATCGTGGGAAACAACCCCGGCAGCGTAATATGACGGATCATATGGAACCGGCTGGCGCCGTCCACCTTGGCCGCTTCATAAAGCGTAGGACTGATTCCCGCAATCGCTGCCAGATAAATGATCGATTCGTACCCCATATTTGCCCAAATTTCCGAAATGACGTAAATCGGACGGAACCAGCCCGGATCAACCAGAAAGTATTTTTTCTCGAATCCGAACGCGGCCAGCATTTGATTCAAAATACCGTGATTGGGAGACAGAAAATCAATGATCATGCTGCTGATGATGACAACGGACAAAAATGCCGGAAAATAACTGAAGGTTTGAACGGATTTTTTTAACCACTTGTTTCTGACTTCGTTCAGCAGAAGGGCCAGCATGATTGGAAAAGGAAACCCAAAAATGAGCGTATACAGCCCAAGGAGCAGCGTGTTGCGGAACAGCATCCAGAAGTCATGGTTCGTAAAAAACGTGATGAAATGCTCAAATCCCACCCATTCGCTGCCAAGCACTCCCGAAAATACGCTGTAGTCCTTGAAGGCTATAATCAGTCCGTATAATGGCCCGTAACGAAAGACGACGTAAAACAGGATGCAGGGAAGAAACAGCAGAAGCAGCTGCCTGTCGCGTTTGATATGGTTCCACGTCGTACCAAGACGGCTTCTGGAGCTCTTCTTGTGCATTGTTTGGTTAGCTGCCGGATGTTCCATGCCTTGTCCCCTCCCTTTAATTCAAGACCTAAGGCCTTTTATTTGGACTCATCGTATCTTTTTTGGGCCTCATTGTAGATCGACATCAGTTCCTCCACGCCGCTACGGCTCAATTTGGTTTGGAAATCCGCCCACTGGGCTTCTCCATAACCCGCATCAAGGATATATTTTGCATTAAATTCCTCGGCGGATTTTTGCAGTGAGGTCTGCAGCTCAGCGATCTTGGAGGTTTCTTCGTCCGTAAAATTAAGGATCGGATCAAGCGGCTCGAAACGATCCTCCTTTACGATTTTATCCTGGGCTTCCTGCTCTTTTTCCGAGAAACGATAGTAAATGCTCCGGTGGTCCGGTCTCAGGTACGCTCCTTCCAGCCACATCGCATAACGATCCTCCAGTACGGTGATATCCACAAGCGGAAGATCCTTCAGTTCAGGGTATACCGGAAACCCGTCCTCTCCCCATTCGAAGTTAACCCCCTCCACACCGATGGTCATAAGTTCGCTTCCGGATGGACTGGTCAAATAGTCGAGCAGTTTGAGCGAGGCTTCCGTATTTTTGTTTTTGGCCACGGCGACGCTGAAATCCGAAACCTCAGGCAGCGTTCTGACATTGCCGGTCGGTCCGACGGGATTGGCATACCTGAGGTCATAGTCCGGATTCTGTTCTTTGATCTGGTTATAAAAGAGGTCAAGGCGGCCGATCCAGTCAAACGTGACAAACGATTTGTCTGTTGTCATCTTGGTGGTCCAGGAATCCTGGGTATCTGTCAAAAATTCCGGGTCCAGCAGCTTTTCGTTGTACAGCTTTTTCATGAAATCGAGCATGTCCTTATGCGCTTGCTGGACTGCAGCATACTTCCAGGTGCCGTCTTTTTCATCGTAATAAGCCGGGTACTGATCCGTGTTGCCGAGTCCCCAGCCGAAGGCCCAATCCCGGAAAATATTGGCCAGGCTTTTTGACGCGTACGGGTAAGAATCGGGGTAAGCTGCTTTTACTTTTTTCAAAGCTTCGTAAAACTCGTCGGTGTTCGTCCATTCTTTAATGCCAAGTTCATCAAAGATATCTTTTCTGAACATGAATCCGTGATTCACTTTGCGGTTCAGATTATATATCGGCCAGGTGTATATATCGCCGGCTTCATCGCCAAAGGATTTGAGGACCCAGTCGTTTTCTTCCATATACAGCTTTTTGAAGTTAGGGAGCTGATCGGCGTATTTATTGATGGCAACCACGCCGTTTTGTTTACCGATTTTTTTGAGTTCGGCCGGTTTTAACCCTGTAAAAATGTCGGGAAGCTTGCCGGAGGCGACAATGACTTTTAATTTGTCCTGATAGGTTTGCGGGGAATAGGTCTGAAAATCCACTTTAATGCCGGTCCGCTTCTCAAGCTCCTGGACCACCAGCTTGCCCGGACCGAGATCTTTGGCATTGCTGGGCAGCATGTAAGTAATAGTGGTCGGTTTATCTACCAGCGGCAGGGTCAAAGTGCCCGTATCTCCGTATTGTCCGGGCTCCTGTGAAGGCAGGGCGGCAGAACCGCTTTTGTCGGTACTGCTGCCGCATGCGGCAAGGATCGAGGAAAAAAGAGTGGCCGCAAGCATGATGGAAATCCTTTTTTTCAGCATCATTAATCGTTCCTCCTTCATGTAAACTACCAATGAAAACGGATACAGGGTTCCTTTAAGAAAAGACGATGAAAACTTTCCCCCCTCCACTTTAGGTAAGCCGTTATTTAGCTCCTTATTAACCCTCAGTCATTTGGATCATGTGTGGTTCTTATTTTTCAATAAGAAATTATCATACACCACGATATCTGTCAACTGGTTCTTTTGTGGTTCATATAAATTCAAAAAAAAAGCACTTCCCCAATGGCAGTGCTTTTATTGAAGCCGCTATGCGTTTTTTGTCAATTAAGGCTTTTGGCCGGAAGCAGTACTTCAGCAAGTCCCTCTTCATCCGTTAAATAAGACATATATTGCTTCAGGCTTTCTCCAAATCGGATCAGGGTTTCAATGGACATAGACAGGTCGTGGTACGTCGTGTATTTTGAACTGTAGTCACGGTGCAGCTCCAGCCTGGACGGTTTGTTAATCATATCTACGGAAACCGTTTCCGTAATGTATCTGCTCGCAGGTAAACTGTAGGTGTGCTGTCGGATATAGGTCTGCGCCTCATCAGAAGTGAGATAATTCACAAAACAGGCCGCCGGTTCCTTATGCCCCGATTCTGCACTGAGAGCAATGCCTGTGGACAGAAGGAGTGTCTTATCATTCTTAAAATGCGGCAGCTGAGCAATATCAAAGGAAAAATCCGCATTCTTCAGCTCATTCAGCATGTAATACGTGGTGAGCATGACCGATACCTTCTGCTCTCTAAACAATTTCTCAGCTTCGAATTCGCCCTGAGCCAGGGCCAGAGGAAATATTCCTTCCTCCGTCACAAGATCCCTGAGCCAGCGTAACCCTTCTGTAGGCAAGCTGGTTCCGTCCTGGGACGGATTGTAATCAGCCGAAGCCGGATCGTCCTCATTTTGCATCCAGAAAATCGGCCACCGGTTCATGGAAAACAGCTGAAAAGCGATGCTGTAGCGGTGAGGCGCCTTAAGCTCCCGGAGCAGCGTTGCCAGCTCATCCCAGCTCCAGCTGCTGTTCGGTTCTCCCAGTCTTTTCTCCTTAAGGTGCTCCTTGTTGTAACACAAAATAACGGGCGAGTACACGAAAGGCTGGGCTGCCACAACCCCCGGTTCCTTCTCAAAATAAGTTGTAAGAAAAGGGTATATATTGTCATGCCGATCCTGGCCGGCAAACAAATCAAGGGAATTTCTCTCCTTGAACTGGTACATATCCTGCAGGTTGACGGTTAACACATCCACAATCCCCAGCTTGATGAGATTGGCGATGCTGTCTGAACTCACGTACGGAAGCTCAATGGTTTCCACGTGAATATGCGGATGGGTTTCGTGGAAACGCCTAATCAGTTCCTCCATCCCCGCTTCCTTATACAACGAGGGATATACGCCAAAGCGGATGGTTTCCTTGGCAATAGATTTTGCCACCTGTGTGCCCACCCGGGGAATTTTAATAATCAATCCCTCCTGGACAAGCTCATCCAGAACGTACCTTACGGAATTTTTGCTTAGTTTGTACAGTTCTGTCAGTGCCAGCTCGGAAGGCAGGTATTCTCCCGGACTGTAAGCCCCCGAGTTGATTTTTTGCTTCAGATCGGCAGACATATGTCTGGTTTTGGTCTGAAAAGTATGACGATCAATTTTCGCCATGGGCTGTTTCCACCTATCCTTTTTCATCAATTGTGTTATAGCTGTATTGCAATATATTTCCTGATTATTATTTTTTATTATACCAGATATGAACCAGATTTCCACTCTGTGCGTAAATTAGTTCACTTTTAATTCAACTATTCCTGTGGAACCAACAAAAAAGGAGCCGCTGCCAGGCGTACTCCTCCATTTTTTACCAATATGTGCTTTTTGGTCACAACGACTCGCTAATGACCCGCTTGTAATACAGAACCGA
This genomic interval carries:
- a CDS encoding ABC transporter permease yields the protein MHKKSSRSRLGTTWNHIKRDRQLLLLFLPCILFYVVFRYGPLYGLIIAFKDYSVFSGVLGSEWVGFEHFITFFTNHDFWMLFRNTLLLGLYTLIFGFPFPIMLALLLNEVRNKWLKKSVQTFSYFPAFLSVVIISSMIIDFLSPNHGILNQMLAAFGFEKKYFLVDPGWFRPIYVISEIWANMGYESIIYLAAIAGISPTLYEAAKVDGASRFHMIRHITLPGLFPTMLIMFILKTGSMIRVGYEKVLLLYNPMTYDVADVFSTYVYRKGLLESNYSYAAAVGLFEALVAMVMLLSANAVSKRLGGNGLW
- a CDS encoding extracellular solute-binding protein translates to MMLKKRISIMLAATLFSSILAACGSSTDKSGSAALPSQEPGQYGDTGTLTLPLVDKPTTITYMLPSNAKDLGPGKLVVQELEKRTGIKVDFQTYSPQTYQDKLKVIVASGKLPDIFTGLKPAELKKIGKQNGVVAINKYADQLPNFKKLYMEENDWVLKSFGDEAGDIYTWPIYNLNRKVNHGFMFRKDIFDELGIKEWTNTDEFYEALKKVKAAYPDSYPYASKSLANIFRDWAFGWGLGNTDQYPAYYDEKDGTWKYAAVQQAHKDMLDFMKKLYNEKLLDPEFLTDTQDSWTTKMTTDKSFVTFDWIGRLDLFYNQIKEQNPDYDLRYANPVGPTGNVRTLPEVSDFSVAVAKNKNTEASLKLLDYLTSPSGSELMTIGVEGVNFEWGEDGFPVYPELKDLPLVDITVLEDRYAMWLEGAYLRPDHRSIYYRFSEKEQEAQDKIVKEDRFEPLDPILNFTDEETSKIAELQTSLQKSAEEFNAKYILDAGYGEAQWADFQTKLSRSGVEELMSIYNEAQKRYDESK
- a CDS encoding extracellular solute-binding protein, encoding MAKIDRHTFQTKTRHMSADLKQKINSGAYSPGEYLPSELALTELYKLSKNSVRYVLDELVQEGLIIKIPRVGTQVAKSIAKETIRFGVYPSLYKEAGMEELIRRFHETHPHIHVETIELPYVSSDSIANLIKLGIVDVLTVNLQDMYQFKERNSLDLFAGQDRHDNIYPFLTTYFEKEPGVVAAQPFVYSPVILCYNKEHLKEKRLGEPNSSWSWDELATLLRELKAPHRYSIAFQLFSMNRWPIFWMQNEDDPASADYNPSQDGTSLPTEGLRWLRDLVTEEGIFPLALAQGEFEAEKLFREQKVSVMLTTYYMLNELKNADFSFDIAQLPHFKNDKTLLLSTGIALSAESGHKEPAACFVNYLTSDEAQTYIRQHTYSLPASRYITETVSVDMINKPSRLELHRDYSSKYTTYHDLSMSIETLIRFGESLKQYMSYLTDEEGLAEVLLPAKSLN
- a CDS encoding zinc-dependent alcohol dehydrogenase codes for the protein MRIVAAKEGKVAILQAAIPELNKRHVQVRTEYSGISPGTELSSIKRSGLSPVSLGYSAVGIVEQTGSEVRDIHPGDRVACYGVPYVRHAEVISVPTNLVTKVPHHVNPEEAAFTGLGAIAIHALRTADVRFGDKVLVVGLGILGNLVAQIASAAACHTAAYDLSEDRVQLLQGQMGITSGFSSEEEVEHFVMNETGGAGFDSILLCAGGPGEVLINKSLEWLRDLGKIVIVGDLSMEFSRDLMFRKEAQILISRAGGPGRYDMRYEEDNQDYPIGFVRWTEGRNMDEYVRLLAEKRITVSPAITHRFALEEAPAAYGIYQSGPAQGALATLIKYV
- a CDS encoding PQQ-binding-like beta-propeller repeat protein, which gives rise to MKKPFSNLITMFMSCLLVLVMYPVQPAPAAAEDSRLSQKNFSEPEELLIPNNYTVAVFNGAVGYEDGKPVMYATSKGKPGYLNVIDLEEYKLLRTVSLAPSESSWAHTVAPNGTLYVASEGAGARLWEYSPVTHEAVQVAEFAGQSVSNSITTDEQGRVYVGTYPGGKVWQYDPATRQVRDYGRVIGALDQEYVRSIAYQGGYIYAGTAHKQIVRVDLNTGEKTDIAASLNVKNDTVYDLSTIDNRYLFARYTDGSGIPGEGYIYDTATGSWLDVELQQVTGLHAADSVGGKLYYMSEKKLKTFDLATHQVEETGMTYESGFRGADWVEFNNPELPGKTLVTVRYDGGVAMLNIDTKKVIVKPPIIPGLPGVVNRLQSVSDTQLITTGSQARSSLVDLESMTAKPFSIGQADSVYPIGNKVYMGVYPEGGLYVYDLNQEPGSTNPQRLAVLGNDQERLVHMSEGDGKLFISTISGYGTLGGSLTVHDTATGETKVHRNVVQNQSVLSTAYVNGKIFGSTTIRGGLGSTPSEQEAKIFVWDVQKEQKITEFTLDIPELTDPIFIGDLSLGPDGLIWGASYEYIFAIDPDTYKLVKYKKIYPKLYYTQWHHHPMRWSEDGLLYVLFNNKLTVIDPETLEFRTLTDASRFDLGRDGNLYFTDLATNTILYRIKIDGEMVPEPPGLPLPVNNAGVEQAPEGSGKLPGWTSLFATSGDVHFERSGDKSYAGDYSLHTTDLIRTASVAVQSDPITLSPGKEYSASAQIYIESGQPGLMFRFYNAEGQTLSTLETHLDESRLHQWQKVTLRGKAPEGAASARIIAVTSRYNISSAYYDDFSVFEKDNTAPLTEVTMNPQPNEQGWHNKDVSITLNSEGAAALFYETKGAESIDQREAAGSSTEFTVGAEGVTEVTYWAKSVYGVPGVPSTIGLKIDKTAPVIEFSGESVYEVNDVIRIGCSAQDALSGIASGDCDAVLADSPAYLAGIGEHTVDATVSDIAGNAVQSSFSYEVILTYEGIAGLIDQFLAHDPKLAGRLKDQLALAQSADEAGNEGGKKGAKSGFIYQVQAMSGKGLAPEHAELLVQFGTRI
- a CDS encoding carbohydrate ABC transporter permease encodes the protein MVGERKISWFGVINTLILTLVAVATLYPIVYITAISLSDTVSVVQGKVFLFPKGFNFEAYGEVLKNDTIPRAYLNSVFYTALGTFLNLLFTAVAAYPLSQKGFFGRKFFMTAIVLTMFLNPGIIPTYVVVQQLGLTDSVWALVLPNAIWTMELIILKSFYENMSSQIREAALIDGASEYRILFNIVIPLSKPALASIGLFYFMGHWNSFFLPLIYLNDADKYPLQVVLRDMLIYSAENDAGLVDRSALAPQSIKNATIVLSMIPVLLIYPFAQKYFAKGVMLGSEKG